In Bythopirellula goksoeyrii, a single window of DNA contains:
- a CDS encoding polyphosphate polymerase domain-containing protein produces the protein MDPISLAEMDSHALMNRIDTKYVLGIAHLPELLESIRYSYRVLCIEAVRLSPYSTLYFDTPGHECYRQHHNGKLNRHKFRIRQYQSSGTCFLEVKAKNNKGRTKKQRIAIDRFEESLSPSSRSFIEAVTGYFPELIPQLWSSFSRITLVNRNQPERVTLDLDLAFSDGDTRRSMPNIIIAEVKQEFDDRRSPMREHLRRHHVRQMRVSKYCLGTVLLKPHLKCNLFKSKLHSISKIA, from the coding sequence ATGGATCCGATCAGCCTCGCTGAGATGGACTCCCATGCGTTAATGAATCGCATTGATACCAAGTATGTTCTGGGCATTGCCCATCTGCCTGAGCTATTGGAGAGCATCAGGTATTCCTACCGTGTGCTGTGCATCGAAGCCGTTCGGCTTTCTCCCTACAGTACGCTGTACTTTGACACACCCGGTCATGAGTGTTATCGGCAACATCATAATGGAAAGCTAAACCGACACAAATTCAGGATTCGCCAATATCAATCGTCAGGGACATGTTTCCTGGAGGTGAAGGCGAAGAATAACAAAGGCCGGACCAAGAAACAGCGAATTGCAATTGACAGATTTGAAGAATCACTTTCTCCCTCGTCGCGCAGTTTTATCGAAGCAGTTACCGGATATTTTCCCGAGCTGATCCCCCAACTATGGAGCTCCTTCTCCCGAATCACACTGGTCAATCGCAATCAACCTGAACGTGTTACCCTCGATCTTGATCTTGCATTCAGTGATGGCGATACACGGCGCAGCATGCCTAATATCATCATTGCAGAAGTCAAACAGGAGTTCGACGATCGCCGCTCACCGATGCGAGAGCATCTACGCCGACACCATGTTCGGCAGATGCGAGTGAGTAAATACTGCCTGGGTACGGTACTTCTCAAGCCCCATTTGAAATGCAATCTCTTTAAATCCAAGCTCCACTCGATTAGCAAAATTGCCTGA
- a CDS encoding DUF4956 domain-containing protein, translating into MNDASLSRAEINIEYLDVPYFDDDIFKLLFRYLLNFVVVTVIVRFVYYKHSNNKDCLFTFFMINTMVFFICFTLKKFDLGLGMALGLFAIFGILRYRTSTIPIKEMTYLFMVIGVGVVNSLANKKMSYMELAFTNLTVMGLAAVLENISLFKSEMRETIVYEKVDLIRPENHAELVADLEKRTGLKLSRLELGEINFLRDTVSIDLYYYPHEQARPREDCIEVTMRTPRE; encoded by the coding sequence ATGAACGACGCATCGTTATCCCGTGCTGAAATAAATATAGAATACCTTGATGTTCCGTACTTCGACGACGATATCTTCAAGTTGCTCTTTCGATACTTGCTCAACTTCGTTGTGGTGACGGTAATCGTACGATTCGTTTACTACAAACATTCAAACAATAAAGACTGCCTATTCACCTTCTTCATGATCAACACGATGGTCTTCTTCATTTGCTTTACGCTAAAGAAGTTCGATCTGGGATTGGGGATGGCTTTGGGCCTTTTCGCAATCTTTGGCATCCTGAGATACCGTACCAGCACGATTCCCATCAAGGAAATGACTTATCTCTTCATGGTCATCGGAGTGGGTGTGGTCAACTCGCTTGCCAACAAGAAAATGAGCTATATGGAATTGGCATTTACCAACCTCACCGTCATGGGCTTGGCTGCTGTGTTGGAAAACATATCCTTATTCAAGAGTGAAATGCGAGAAACGATTGTTTATGAGAAGGTGGATCTCATCCGACCTGAGAATCACGCTGAGCTAGTGGCCGATCTTGAGAAGAGAACTGGTTTGAAACTAAGCCGCCTCGAATTGGGGGAAATAAACTTCTTGCGCGACACGGTTTCTATCGACCTGTATTATTATCCGCACGAACAAGCCCGACCACGGGAAGACTGTATCGAAGTCACCATGAGAACCCCGAGAGAATAA
- a CDS encoding PEP-CTERM sorting domain-containing protein (PEP-CTERM proteins occur, often in large numbers, in the proteomes of bacteria that also encode an exosortase, a predicted intramembrane cysteine proteinase. The presence of a PEP-CTERM domain at a protein's C-terminus predicts cleavage within the sorting domain, followed by covalent anchoring to some some component of the (usually Gram-negative) cell surface. Many PEP-CTERM proteins exhibit an unusual sequence composition that includes large numbers of potential glycosylation sites. Expression of one such protein has been shown restore the ability of a bacterium to form floc, a type of biofilm.) — protein MKRASLLSLVAVLVMAGQLTAADIRYQTSGDWFATVAVDGFGWQAPGLPGVNDNARFNWGGNTVTLAGAAPDVRSLQIGVDESGTLEVNNGGVISTTTSTGNGDVLAGNNNANATGTLTVNDGGTVNVGRILWAANNNSTGFININTGGVVNVASHLWWGVTGTATVNISGTLQQNGGILGLGTSNASTASGGTATVSILDGGLMALNNISGNPGLPSIQAGSSIDISGSGQLTLPGDFEGLLNEYANAGKIVGDGGSTALTINQTKNPGFTTAYIVPEPATLLLLGLSLGGILISKRR, from the coding sequence ATGAAAAGAGCAAGTTTATTGAGTTTAGTGGCCGTCTTGGTGATGGCTGGCCAATTGACCGCCGCAGACATTCGTTACCAGACGAGTGGCGACTGGTTTGCTACTGTGGCTGTAGATGGATTCGGCTGGCAGGCCCCCGGTCTGCCTGGCGTTAACGATAACGCCCGATTTAATTGGGGCGGCAACACGGTTACGCTAGCCGGCGCTGCTCCAGATGTTAGGAGCCTTCAAATAGGCGTGGATGAGAGCGGTACACTGGAGGTCAATAACGGTGGAGTAATTTCCACCACCACCAGCACAGGAAATGGAGATGTGCTTGCTGGAAACAACAATGCCAACGCTACTGGCACGCTGACCGTTAACGATGGTGGAACTGTGAATGTCGGCAGAATTCTGTGGGCGGCAAACAACAACTCTACCGGTTTTATCAATATCAACACTGGTGGAGTTGTTAACGTTGCGAGCCATCTGTGGTGGGGAGTTACTGGAACCGCTACCGTAAACATCAGTGGAACTCTCCAACAAAATGGTGGTATTCTCGGACTGGGCACGAGTAACGCTTCTACTGCCTCTGGCGGTACTGCCACAGTAAGTATTTTGGACGGCGGGCTTATGGCGCTGAACAATATTTCCGGAAATCCGGGTTTGCCCTCAATTCAGGCTGGATCGAGCATAGATATTAGCGGCTCCGGTCAATTGACCCTTCCTGGTGATTTTGAGGGCCTGCTGAATGAGTACGCAAACGCAGGCAAGATTGTTGGTGATGGTGGATCGACTGCACTGACGATCAACCAGACTAAGAACCCTGGCTTCACCACAGCTTACATCGTCCCAGAGCCTGCAACCTTGCTACTGCTGGGCCTAAGCCTTGGAGGAATCTTGATCAGCAAGCGCCGCTAA
- a CDS encoding sugar phosphate isomerase/epimerase family protein yields the protein MRRRDFLYRTTALLAATVIPSRFLAANSGKTLRVPLGLDGYSLRGMKWKATSLIKFAAEQKLDAVLLNGLNYFKSLEDSHLLSLKELANKANMRIYVGAGGICERSASFSNEHGDAKMLLAKGIHVAKTVGSPVVNVRIGSINDRYSEGGIESRIAESIKVLKALKSRALDAGVKFGFENHAGDLRSEEVLALIQEVGTDVCGSMLDPGNALWSMEDPMQHVQTLGPYAVCSSIRDYTVWQSAEGATFQWTAIGEGLMDAPAYVNHLATQCPGVPLFVETISNSQRPIPYLEDEFWEGFPNLKAKGIIGFLRLCRQGHAMDVDKPEAGADQDEFDQQHQRSQFLKSIAYLRKHCDAGLAQP from the coding sequence ATGAGACGTCGTGACTTCCTCTATCGTACAACAGCACTCCTGGCAGCGACTGTCATTCCGAGCCGATTTCTGGCCGCCAACTCCGGTAAGACTTTGAGAGTGCCACTTGGGCTGGACGGTTACTCGCTGAGGGGAATGAAGTGGAAGGCGACTTCGCTGATCAAGTTTGCCGCCGAGCAGAAGCTTGATGCTGTACTACTCAATGGCCTGAACTATTTCAAAAGCCTCGAAGACTCGCACCTGCTAAGCCTAAAGGAGTTAGCAAATAAGGCCAATATGCGGATCTATGTTGGTGCTGGAGGAATATGTGAAAGGTCGGCCTCCTTCTCAAATGAACATGGCGATGCCAAGATGCTGCTCGCGAAAGGTATTCATGTCGCCAAGACGGTTGGTTCACCTGTCGTCAACGTCCGAATTGGAAGCATCAACGACCGCTACAGCGAAGGGGGTATCGAATCCCGAATCGCCGAATCCATCAAGGTACTCAAAGCACTCAAGAGCCGCGCTCTGGACGCGGGTGTAAAATTCGGCTTCGAAAACCACGCGGGCGACCTGCGGTCAGAAGAAGTACTGGCTCTGATTCAGGAAGTTGGCACCGATGTATGCGGCTCGATGTTGGACCCTGGCAACGCGCTGTGGTCCATGGAAGATCCGATGCAGCACGTTCAGACGCTGGGCCCCTACGCGGTCTGCAGCAGCATTCGTGACTATACGGTGTGGCAGTCCGCAGAGGGCGCTACGTTTCAATGGACCGCCATCGGCGAGGGTTTGATGGACGCTCCAGCGTATGTCAATCACCTGGCAACCCAGTGCCCTGGGGTGCCGCTTTTCGTTGAAACCATTTCTAATAGTCAACGTCCGATCCCGTATCTGGAAGACGAATTCTGGGAAGGCTTCCCCAACCTCAAGGCGAAAGGAATCATCGGCTTCTTGAGGCTGTGTCGTCAGGGGCACGCAATGGACGTTGATAAACCTGAAGCTGGCGCTGACCAAGACGAATTCGATCAACAACATCAACGATCGCAATTCTTGAAGAGTATCGCGTACTTGCGAAAACACTGTGATGCGGGATTAGCGCAACCATGA
- a CDS encoding sulfatase, which yields MNELFQTLIRIQLLFAVSVSASAEDSKPNVLFFALDDMNDWVGALGHEQAVTPNMDRLARSGVNFVNAHTAGVFCAPSRSAIFTGRHASTTGCYTTQVYFHDHPEIIPLQKVLQEGGYATFGAGKLFHHPAGFVDRRGWDEFFLRNEEQKNRGWPLESWTVDDPALPIPYPNSIFNHDRKPANEFFLEWGKVLNEDEEKMADTIRTEWACDLLRKKHNRPVFVAVGLYAPHFPNYAPEKYFDLYDPDKIELPPSRTDDLEDLPPKIRKAKEARAAHHKRLERLGAVDDAILGYLACISYADAMLGRLLDAIESGPNADNTIVVLWSDHGYHHGEKFDWGKHTLWERTSNVPFIWSGPGITRGVEVNATVSLMDMFPTLIQLCAVPDGMSRDGVSLAPVLKDPALAKDRDILLPGMKPGEYAMMNQDWRYIHYADDAEELYHVKQDPNEWDNLALHPEYKHIKRELQAAAPQAFATPGPNRGEIKLVIKGEDFDWAPKKRAAP from the coding sequence ATGAATGAGCTTTTTCAAACCCTGATTCGTATCCAACTTCTGTTTGCGGTTTCCGTGTCGGCATCTGCCGAAGATTCGAAACCGAACGTGCTTTTTTTCGCGTTGGACGATATGAACGATTGGGTCGGGGCGTTGGGCCACGAACAAGCTGTTACGCCGAATATGGATCGTCTGGCGAGATCGGGCGTCAACTTCGTTAATGCCCACACGGCTGGAGTCTTCTGCGCGCCATCGCGGTCTGCCATCTTCACGGGACGACATGCCAGCACCACGGGATGCTACACAACACAGGTCTATTTCCACGATCATCCGGAGATCATCCCGCTGCAGAAAGTTCTGCAAGAAGGCGGCTACGCAACGTTTGGTGCAGGAAAGCTGTTTCACCATCCGGCTGGATTCGTCGATCGGCGAGGTTGGGATGAGTTCTTTCTGCGCAACGAGGAGCAGAAGAACAGAGGCTGGCCCCTCGAGAGCTGGACTGTGGATGACCCCGCTTTACCAATTCCCTACCCTAACAGCATTTTCAATCACGACCGAAAGCCAGCAAATGAATTCTTCTTGGAGTGGGGCAAAGTACTCAATGAAGATGAGGAGAAGATGGCCGACACCATTCGCACTGAGTGGGCTTGTGATCTATTGAGGAAGAAACATAACAGGCCGGTATTCGTGGCAGTCGGACTCTACGCCCCACATTTCCCTAATTATGCTCCAGAAAAGTATTTTGATCTCTATGATCCCGACAAAATCGAATTGCCTCCTTCTCGGACCGACGATCTGGAGGACTTACCGCCAAAGATACGCAAGGCGAAAGAGGCACGCGCCGCTCATCACAAACGCTTGGAAAGGCTGGGGGCGGTTGATGATGCAATACTTGGTTATCTTGCATGCATCTCCTACGCTGATGCAATGCTGGGGCGGTTGCTCGATGCGATCGAGTCGGGGCCAAATGCTGACAACACGATCGTAGTGCTATGGAGCGACCATGGCTATCACCACGGCGAGAAATTTGACTGGGGAAAGCACACACTCTGGGAGCGCACTTCAAATGTGCCGTTCATCTGGTCGGGTCCTGGCATTACTCGAGGGGTCGAGGTGAATGCGACAGTCAGTCTGATGGATATGTTTCCTACACTGATCCAGTTGTGTGCCGTGCCGGATGGGATGTCTCGCGACGGCGTCTCACTGGCGCCGGTGTTGAAGGATCCGGCGTTGGCGAAGGACCGCGACATTCTGCTGCCGGGGATGAAACCGGGAGAATATGCCATGATGAATCAAGATTGGCGCTACATCCACTATGCGGATGATGCCGAAGAGCTCTATCACGTAAAGCAGGACCCGAACGAATGGGACAACTTGGCGTTGCATCCAGAATACAAGCACATCAAGAGAGAGCTGCAAGCGGCCGCTCCGCAGGCATTTGCAACACCCGGTCCGAACAGAGGTGAAATCAAGCTCGTGATCAAGGGAGAAGACTTTGATTGGGCCCCCAAGAAGCGAGCCGCTCCATAA
- a CDS encoding sulfatase-like hydrolase/transferase — MSQVFSRLLCTSLLVICCVRSSADNPNIVVILVDDMGYGDPGCFNPHSKIKTPNIDSIARDGMRFTDAHAPGPLCHMSRYGLLTGRYPFRTDVSRWPEQPLIEPDQLTIASLAKLAGYNTSMVGKWHLGFQENGYDKSLPGGPTDCGFDSFFGIRASTDIPPYFYIRGNEAVAPPTDKIAGHHSPGWHSNQGEFWRAGGIAPDLKLHEVLPRFTDEAIQVIQEHASNDGNKPLLLYLAYPAPHTPWLPSEYFAGKSGAGSYGDFVMMVDAQIGRVLTALEEANMTDDTLLVFTSDNGPCWYDVDSERLGHDATGEFRGMKADAWEGGHRMPLIVRWPGRVKSDTVSDQLVCFTDFLATFASVMGVPLPEGAGPDSFNFLTALTGQSADDTSVRNQFVMRAGSLPSMMTIRSGDWKLITQLGSGGFSKPKLIEPVAGGPSGQLYNLADDPGETTNLYLQYPDIVAQLTMDLNQTVEEGNSRDSGSDVSSVAVDRSTLTGKVMCGYQGWFNCEGDGAQLGWKHWARNRKQLFAPGNVTVDLWPDLSEFDPDELYDTGFENTDGSPAKVFSSNNRKTVLRHFRWMQDYGIDGVFLQRFANGLRDKVVLQNYDTVLDHVRQGAEQTGRSFAIMYDLSGLKAGEVKNVRDDWQRLSSEMRLTEDAAYQQHDRKPIVAIWGMGFGSKSKPREYSLAECRELIESLKEDGFSVMLGVPTGWRKLERDAIPDPQLHEALKLADVISPWTVGRYRNEEEVAQHMKKHWRPDQRWCDQHELSYMPVVFPGFSWHNLHGGDLDSIPRQKGKFLWSQAIGAKQAGCEMLYVAMFDEVDEGTAILKCTNQPPTGNGGKFLTYEGLPSDFYLRLVGKAGEMLRGEIPRTKEIP; from the coding sequence ATGTCGCAGGTTTTCTCGAGACTCTTGTGCACAAGCTTGTTAGTGATCTGCTGCGTCCGTAGTTCTGCAGATAACCCGAACATCGTAGTGATTCTGGTTGACGATATGGGCTACGGTGATCCCGGGTGCTTCAATCCGCATTCGAAAATTAAGACACCGAACATTGATTCGATAGCTCGAGATGGAATGCGATTTACCGATGCGCATGCGCCTGGACCGCTCTGTCACATGTCGAGATATGGATTGCTGACAGGGCGCTACCCATTTCGGACGGATGTGTCGCGCTGGCCCGAGCAGCCGTTGATTGAACCAGATCAGTTGACGATCGCTTCCTTGGCGAAACTTGCGGGCTACAATACGTCGATGGTCGGTAAGTGGCATCTTGGCTTCCAAGAGAACGGTTACGACAAATCTTTACCCGGCGGTCCTACTGATTGCGGGTTCGACTCGTTTTTCGGTATTCGAGCCTCAACAGATATCCCACCTTATTTCTATATTCGAGGCAACGAGGCCGTCGCGCCGCCGACCGACAAGATCGCAGGCCACCACAGTCCAGGTTGGCATTCGAATCAGGGTGAGTTTTGGCGAGCAGGTGGAATTGCTCCCGATCTTAAATTACATGAGGTGCTACCTCGGTTCACTGACGAAGCGATCCAGGTGATTCAAGAGCACGCGTCAAACGATGGTAACAAGCCCCTCTTGCTCTACCTCGCGTATCCGGCTCCTCATACTCCCTGGCTTCCCTCGGAATATTTTGCCGGTAAGAGTGGCGCAGGATCCTACGGTGATTTTGTGATGATGGTCGATGCCCAGATAGGCAGAGTCCTCACAGCGCTTGAAGAAGCCAACATGACCGACGATACGCTGCTGGTTTTCACCTCCGACAACGGTCCCTGTTGGTACGACGTGGATTCCGAACGATTGGGGCACGACGCTACGGGGGAATTTCGTGGGATGAAAGCGGATGCTTGGGAGGGGGGGCATCGCATGCCACTGATTGTGCGCTGGCCAGGGCGAGTCAAGAGCGACACTGTTAGCGATCAACTGGTATGCTTCACCGATTTTCTGGCAACCTTTGCTTCCGTGATGGGAGTCCCACTACCGGAGGGTGCCGGTCCCGACAGTTTCAATTTCCTGACTGCACTAACCGGTCAATCTGCAGACGATACTTCCGTTCGCAATCAGTTCGTAATGCGTGCTGGTAGCCTGCCTTCGATGATGACAATCCGTAGCGGAGATTGGAAGCTAATCACCCAACTTGGTTCGGGGGGATTCTCAAAACCAAAACTCATCGAACCTGTGGCAGGTGGTCCGTCAGGCCAACTCTACAATCTTGCCGATGATCCTGGTGAGACAACAAATCTGTATTTGCAGTATCCAGACATCGTCGCCCAACTGACGATGGACCTGAATCAGACGGTTGAAGAGGGAAATAGTCGAGACTCCGGAAGCGATGTTAGCAGCGTCGCCGTCGATCGTAGCACGCTCACGGGCAAAGTCATGTGTGGCTATCAGGGGTGGTTTAATTGCGAAGGGGACGGTGCGCAGCTTGGTTGGAAGCATTGGGCGAGAAATCGTAAACAACTCTTTGCACCGGGGAACGTGACCGTCGATCTGTGGCCCGACTTGTCCGAGTTTGATCCGGATGAACTGTACGACACCGGTTTTGAGAACACCGACGGCAGCCCAGCCAAGGTCTTCAGTAGCAATAATCGGAAAACTGTGTTGAGGCACTTTCGATGGATGCAGGACTATGGAATTGACGGAGTATTTCTCCAGCGATTTGCCAATGGATTGAGGGACAAAGTGGTGCTGCAAAACTATGACACTGTGCTTGACCATGTCCGCCAAGGAGCCGAGCAAACAGGTCGCTCGTTTGCGATAATGTACGATCTCTCCGGATTGAAAGCTGGCGAAGTGAAAAACGTTCGTGACGATTGGCAGAGGCTGAGCAGCGAAATGCGACTGACCGAAGACGCGGCCTACCAACAACATGATCGAAAACCGATCGTTGCCATTTGGGGCATGGGTTTTGGCAGCAAAAGCAAGCCTCGCGAGTACTCGCTTGCGGAATGTCGAGAACTGATCGAATCCTTAAAGGAAGACGGCTTCTCGGTGATGCTAGGCGTTCCCACAGGCTGGCGGAAATTAGAACGAGATGCGATTCCGGATCCGCAACTGCATGAGGCTCTCAAATTGGCTGACGTGATTAGCCCATGGACGGTTGGTAGGTACCGTAATGAAGAAGAAGTTGCCCAGCATATGAAAAAGCACTGGCGCCCTGACCAACGGTGGTGCGACCAGCACGAGTTGTCTTACATGCCAGTCGTCTTTCCTGGCTTTAGCTGGCACAATCTTCATGGTGGCGACCTCGATTCCATTCCTAGGCAGAAGGGGAAGTTTCTCTGGTCGCAGGCCATTGGTGCAAAGCAAGCGGGTTGTGAAATGCTATACGTAGCTATGTTCGACGAAGTCGACGAAGGAACGGCGATCTTAAAATGCACCAACCAGCCACCGACAGGCAACGGAGGGAAGTTCCTTACCTATGAAGGTTTGCCAAGTGATTTTTACCTCCGACTCGTCGGCAAGGCAGGAGAAATGCTCCGCGGGGAAATTCCAAGGACGAAGGAAATTCCGTAA
- a CDS encoding DUF5010 domain-containing protein, translating into MIRCFQGTLPLYLLLGFTGVCRADPTVGVYYYPWWGAGQGGHTFDQTLRAHTTPNTQLPAVGPQYSSRDANVISAHIDQSHLGNISMWSMSWWGPNSYENQTIRNNILPHPRASELSYTIHYETGGRLGNHNNPNYSNLIPDFQYLATNIFSDPNYMRIDGRPVVVMYLSRVFFDDAAGATALNNMRTTMQNQYGYDPYIIGDHLFNSVSSGVANMDAITSFDVYGQVFGDGVVNQAKIDQLDQIYSSAKNVANNAGVAFVPGLAPGYNDKAVRPGHPPAARYFPSEPFGSAMEAMLQDAVLPNTDVNINDLILVNSFNEWHEDTQIEASVIGPATNTDDTPGGMELTEGRFYEGYGNKYLDILRNATQAAPTTPAEIRWGRGTATGMFVGNYTDLANWNADDVTPDPPRIPGPSDRARVDRSGTDMTFNSTIIANDFLFGVDEAGQTFNLEAGADVTLASNLFVSFNSGDIGFDVQTGASLIVGGNFLLGQHDGKQNGQQFMNDEDITVTIAGMVDNIGDVILGDRYGLLPATTSMDVDVLLDVTTGTLRTSDIKFAPNGDLSTYLAPANSNTMGIQIGDDGLIVIVGSDSTAKINNLIADGLLYTNSATGTIQVSYDGTDTLVQVVLAGDFDGDGDVDGADFQMWQRNPGVGNLSDWQNNYGVTGAQTALNSVPEPTTLVLMLASALILSGSDRRQNM; encoded by the coding sequence ATGATTCGATGCTTCCAAGGGACATTGCCCCTCTACCTGCTACTTGGGTTTACTGGAGTTTGCAGAGCGGATCCTACGGTCGGAGTCTATTACTACCCTTGGTGGGGGGCCGGTCAAGGTGGACATACTTTTGATCAGACACTGCGTGCCCATACAACGCCCAACACCCAACTGCCCGCGGTAGGGCCTCAATATAGTAGCCGAGACGCGAACGTAATTTCAGCGCACATCGACCAAAGCCACCTGGGCAACATCTCAATGTGGTCGATGAGTTGGTGGGGGCCGAATTCGTACGAGAATCAAACCATCCGCAACAACATCCTTCCTCATCCCCGTGCGTCGGAACTCAGCTATACGATTCACTACGAGACGGGAGGCCGCCTAGGGAACCATAACAACCCGAACTATTCAAACTTGATCCCTGATTTCCAGTATTTGGCAACAAATATCTTCAGTGATCCCAATTATATGCGGATCGACGGTCGCCCAGTCGTCGTAATGTACCTGAGCCGTGTGTTCTTCGATGACGCCGCAGGAGCTACAGCCCTAAACAATATGCGTACGACGATGCAGAATCAGTATGGCTACGATCCCTACATCATTGGTGATCATCTCTTTAATTCCGTATCGAGTGGTGTAGCAAATATGGACGCGATAACTAGTTTCGATGTTTACGGACAGGTCTTCGGGGATGGTGTAGTTAATCAAGCAAAAATTGATCAATTAGATCAAATCTATTCTTCAGCTAAAAATGTGGCCAACAACGCTGGGGTCGCCTTTGTTCCTGGTTTGGCACCAGGCTACAACGACAAGGCCGTCAGACCTGGGCATCCCCCTGCCGCCCGGTATTTTCCGAGTGAACCATTTGGTAGTGCTATGGAAGCCATGCTTCAAGATGCAGTCCTGCCAAATACAGATGTGAATATCAACGATCTGATTTTAGTGAATTCGTTTAATGAATGGCACGAAGACACCCAGATCGAAGCAAGCGTAATAGGCCCTGCCACGAATACCGACGATACGCCCGGAGGAATGGAACTTACGGAAGGTAGATTCTATGAGGGCTATGGAAATAAATATCTTGATATTCTCCGCAACGCAACGCAAGCAGCGCCGACAACGCCAGCAGAAATTCGGTGGGGACGCGGTACCGCAACAGGTATGTTTGTCGGGAACTATACGGACCTGGCCAACTGGAATGCGGATGACGTGACTCCAGACCCACCGCGTATCCCCGGTCCTAGTGACAGGGCACGAGTTGATCGGTCTGGCACGGACATGACGTTCAACTCAACGATCATCGCCAATGATTTCTTGTTTGGCGTCGACGAGGCCGGGCAGACGTTTAATCTTGAGGCAGGTGCGGATGTGACCCTCGCATCGAACCTCTTCGTCTCATTTAATAGTGGCGATATTGGCTTCGATGTCCAGACAGGTGCCTCGCTCATTGTTGGTGGTAATTTCTTGCTCGGTCAACACGACGGCAAACAAAACGGCCAGCAGTTCATGAATGATGAAGATATCACGGTGACAATTGCTGGCATGGTCGACAACATTGGGGATGTCATTTTGGGTGATCGGTATGGGCTCCTTCCTGCCACGACTTCAATGGATGTGGATGTCTTGCTCGACGTTACGACGGGAACCCTGCGCACGTCGGATATCAAATTCGCACCGAACGGAGACTTAAGCACCTATCTCGCCCCAGCGAACAGTAACACGATGGGAATTCAGATCGGCGACGACGGCCTGATCGTCATCGTCGGCTCGGACTCAACCGCCAAGATTAATAACTTGATTGCCGATGGATTGCTCTATACGAACAGTGCAACTGGCACCATCCAAGTAAGTTACGACGGGACAGATACCTTGGTCCAAGTCGTGCTCGCGGGAGATTTCGACGGAGATGGTGATGTCGACGGGGCCGATTTTCAAATGTGGCAACGCAACCCTGGTGTGGGGAATTTAAGCGACTGGCAGAACAACTATGGCGTCACCGGAGCCCAAACTGCGCTGAATAGCGTTCCCGAGCCCACAACTCTGGTTCTTATGCTTGCCAGTGCTCTCATCCTGAGTGGATCTGACCGCCGTCAGAATATGTGA